The genome window ACGCAGCGTGCGCCAGTAGGCGACCGCGGCGTCCCAGTCCTGCCCGGCGGGAGCGAAGGGCCGGCCGTGCAGATAAGCGCAGGTTTTTTCGTCGGGGGCGACCATGCCTATCTTCGCGCCCAGTTCGACCGAGAGATTGCACAGCGTCAACCGGGCTTCCACGTCCAGCGCGGACACGGCCTCGCCCGCGTATTCGATGGCGTGGCCGGTGCCGCCGGCCGTGCCGACCACCCCGGCGGCGTGCAGGATCATGTCCTTGGCCGAGACTCCCGGGGCAGCCTGGCCGACGAAGCGTATCCGCATGTTCTTCGGCTTGGCCTGGACCAGGGTCTGGGTGACGGCGATGTGCACGAATTCGCTGGCGCCGATGCCGAAACCCAGCGCGCCCAGTCCGCCGTGGGTGCAGGTATGGCTGTCGGCGCACACCACCAGGGCGCCTGGCAGCGTCAGGCCCTGTTCGGGCCCCATGACGTGGACGATGCCCTGGGAACCGCTGCCCACGTCGAAGACCCGGATGCCCCGCGCCCGCGCTTCGCGGCGCAGGTCGCCCAGCAGCCGCACGCCCTGGGGCGTCGGACTGGCGCGTCCCGGCAGGGTGGAGACCGAATGGTCGGGAGAGGCGAAGGCCAGTTCCGGATTCCGCATTTCCAGGCCGCGCCTGCGCATGTCGACCAGGGCCTTGCTGCCCGCGTCCGTGATCAGGTGGCGATCCACGTGCAGCAGCGCGAAGCCGTCACCCAGGTCGGTGATCACATGGTCGTCCCAGATCTTGTCGAAGAGCGTACGCGGCATCGGCACTTTCTTTCCCTATCCCATCGGCAGTGAAATCGTATAATCATTATGACAACATAACAAATTTTGTGCAAAGCGGGACCCATGCGGCCGGCGTGCCACAATGGCGCTCCACGGCATGACCCGTGGCCCCGCGCATCCCATGCAGAAACTCAGCCGAAGCCTAGGAACCCCGCTCCATCACCAGATCTCCACCGTCATCAAGGACGGCATCGCCAACGGCCGCTACCGGCCCGGCGAGCGGCTGCCGACCGAGGATGCCTTGTGCCGGCTCTTTTCCGTCTCGCGCATCACGGTGCGGCGGGCGATGCAGGGCCTGGAGGAGCAGGGGCTGATCGAGCGGCGCCAGGGGGACGGTACCTTCGTGGCCGAATCGGCGGCGGTGGTGTCCTTGCAGACGCCGCTGTCGGGCTTCATGGCCCAGGTCGCGGGAAGCCGCGCGCTCAGCACGCCGCGGCTGCTGTCCTTCGAGGAGGTGGAGGCGCCGCTCCACGTGCAGACCGGATTGATGCTGCAGCCGGGCGAACGCGTGATGAAGCTCGTTCGCCTGCGCACGCGCGGCACCCTGCCCATCCTGCACAGCACGGCCTGGCTGCCGGTGGATGTTGCCGCGGGCTTCCAGCCCGAGGATTTCACGCGGCACGCGCTGAGCGAATTGATGGCGCGGGCCGGCTTTCCCTATTTCACGATCGAGGCCGCCGCGGGCGCGGCGCTGGCCGATCCGGTCCTGGCCCGCGATCTGCAGGTGCCCATCGGGTCGGCGCTGGTGGACGTGCGGCGCGTGGCGTTCGACCAGCAGGGCCGGGCGATCGAGTATCAGCACGTTCTCGGTCCGTCCGACCGCTATCAGATGCGCGTGACGATGCGCAGCTGAATCCTGGTCCTCAGGCCTGGAACAGGTCGTCGCGGCCGAACAGCCCGCTCAGCAGTTTCTTGACCGGCGCGGGCAGCGCCGCGTCGGCCAGTTCGCCGGAAGGCAGCCAGACCTGCGGATGATCCCCTTCGCGCAGGGCCAGCGAACCCGCCTGCACGTGCCAGGGCTCCACGTGCAGCTTGAAATGGGTGAAGGTGTGCGAGAACACCGGCAGCCGTATGGTCTCGGCCGGCGCCACGCCCAGGATGCGGCAGGCTTGCGCGGGATCGCCGTCGGCGAATTCGGGCAGGCTCCACAGGCCGCCCCAGATGCCCGGCGAAGGCCGGCGCTGCAACAGAATCTCGCCCGCCTTCTCGATCACCAGCATGCCGGTATGCCGCTCGGGCACGGCCTTGCGCTCGCGCGGCGTGGGCAGCTCGTGCTGCCTGGCCTCGCGCAGCGCGATACAGGATTCGCGCACGGGGCAGCGCCCGCAGCCGGGGTCGCCGCGCGTGCACAGCGTGGCGCCCAGGTCCATCAGGCCCTGCGTGTAGCGCCGCATTTCGTCGGCCGCCTCGGGCCCGTCGGGCGGCACCTCGGCATGCGCGATGGCCCACATGCGTTGTTCCACCGCGCGCTTGGTGGGATCGCCCTCGATGCCGAAATGGCGCGCGAAGACGCGCTTGACGTTGCCGTCCAGGATGGGGCTGCGCTCGCCATAGGCGAACGCGGCGATGGCCGCCGCCGTCGAACGGCCGATGCCGGGCAGCGTCTCGATATCCGCCGCGGTGGGGGGGAACCGTCCGCCCCAGTCCGACACCACCTGCCGCGCACAGGCATGCAGATTCCGCGCCCGCGTGTAATAGCCCAGCCCGGCCCACAAGGCCATGACTTCGCCTTCGTCGGCGGCGGCCAGGTCGGCCACCGTCGGAAACTTCGCCAGGAAGCGTTCGTAGTACGGAATCACCGTCGCCACCTGGGTCTGCTGCAGCATGATCTCCGACAGCCAGATGCGATACGGATCCTGCGTGTTCTGCCAGGGCAGCGTATGCCGCCCGTTCTCGCGCTGCCACTGCGCCACGCGCAGGGAAAAAGCAATCATGTCGTATGTTCCATAGGGGGAGCCCGCTACCGCTGGCATTTCGGGCAGTAATAGGTCGCGCGTTGGCCTTGCACCAGCCTGCGGATCGGCGTCTCGCACACCCGGCAGGGCTGGCCCGCCCGGTCGTAGACCCGCGCGTCGATCTGGAAATAGCCCGATTCGCCCCCCGCGCCCACGTAGTCGCGCAGCGAGCTGCCGCCAGCGCGGATGGCGTCGTCCAGCGTCGCGCGCACCGCCGCCGCCAGCTTGTCGTAGCGGGCCGCCGAGATGCGCCCGGCCGCGGTGCGCGGATGGATGCCGGCGCGGAACAGGCTTTCCGACGCGTAGATGTTGCCGACCCCGACCACGATGTCGCCCATCAGCAGGGCCTGCTTGATGGGCGCGCTGCGGCGGCGGGTGTGGCGGAACAGCCAGCCGCCGTCAAAGCGGTCATCGAAGGGCTCGATGCCCAGGCTGGCCAGCAGGGGATGGCTTTCCACCGGCCCGGCCGCCGCGTCGTGCCACAGCACCGCGCCGAAGCGCCGGGGGTCGTGCAGGCGCAGGACCGCCTGGTCGAACACCCAGTCCACGTGATCGTGCTTGCGCGGGGCCTCGTCCGGATGCACGTGGCGCAACGAGCCGGACATGCCCAGGTGGACGATCAGCCAGCCATGCTCGAATTGCATCAAAAGGTATTTGCCGCGCCGGCCCGTGGCCAGGACGCGGCGCCCCTCGACCAGAGCGGCCAGATCGGCGGGAACGGGCCACCGCAGCCGAGGCTCGCGCACGATCAGGCGGCGCAGTTCGCGCCCTTCCACCGTGGGCGCGATGCCCCGGCGGGTGGTTTCTACTTCGGGAAGTTCGGGCATGGCGTTTGCTGCTTGCGCGCGATGAACTGTTGGCGCGGCCGGCAGTCCGATGAGTAAAGCCTGGGATCGGCATATCCGCGCCCGCCGCCGCCGGCCGTTGGGTGGTAAGCGCAGTGCTAACATCAACGAATATGGACGGCGTCGGCGATACGCCAAGGAATTGTGCCATGTTGTTTAACGCTCATCGTTTGAAGCTGGCGGCCGCCTGGGTCGGGCTGGCCACGGCCGTGTCGGCCGTGTCCGCCCAGGGCGCGCCCCCGGCGTCCGACGAGTTGCTGGTTCCGGGCCTCAGCCTGTCCCCCATGGGGCGCGCGATCGGGCCCAGGGCACTCCCCAACGTCGATCTGTCGGCCGAGATCCTGTTCCAGGTGCTGGCCTCGGAAGTGGCTGCCCAGCGCGGCGCCTTCGGGCCCGCCACCAGCACGACGCTCGACCTGGCCGAGAAAACGCGCGATCCGCGCCTGGCGCGCCGCGCGGTCGAGTTCGCGCTGGCCGGCGGCGACCTGGTGCGCGCGCTCGACGCCGCCCAGGCCTGGGCCGAACTGGATCCGGCCGACGTCGAGGCGCGGCAGACCGCCCTGTCGCTGGCCGCCGCGGCCGGGCGGGTCGAGGGCATGGGCTCGGCGCTGCGGGCCCGCATCGCGGCCGCTCCCGACAAGTCCGTTGCCATCGTCGATGCCCGCCGGGTCGTCGCCCGCCTGGACGACAAGCGCAAGGCGCTGTCCATCCTGGAAGAGGCCCTGGCCGACGTACGCAACCTGCCGGAAGCGCATCTGGCCCTGTCGCGCGTCGCCGCGGCGGCCGGCGACAAGCCGCGCGCGCTGCAAGAGGCCCGCGCGGCGCTCGATGCCCAGCCCGATTCGGAAGCGGCCGCCATGCTGGCCTTGCAGATGGGCGTGGAAACCGAGCCCGACCAGTCGGTGGCGCGTGCGCGCGCGTTCATCGCCACGCATGCCGAATCGCGCAACCTGCGCGTGTTGCTGGCGCGCGCGCTGGCCTCGCTGAAGGACTACGACGGCGCGCGCGACGAGTTGCAGGCCCTGGCGCGTGCCAACCCCGAGGATTTCGAGATCCTCTACATGCAGGGCGTGCTGGCCTACCAGTCGCAGCGCCCCTCGGACGCCGACGGCTACCTCAAGCAGTACCTGGAAGTACACGAGCAGCGCACGGCCAAGGGCGCCGCGCCGCTGTCCGAGGCGGACAACGCGCTGTTTCTGCGCGTGCAGATCGCCGAGGACCAGCAGCGCTACGACGACGCATTCGACCTGCTGGCCAAGGTCGACGATCCCGATGCCGTGCTGCCGGCGCGTCTGCGCCAGGCGGTCCTGCCCGGCAAGCAGGGCCGCGTGGACGACGCCCGCCGCATCCTGGGCCTGATCGATCCCCGCGATGTGCGCGAGGGCAGCCAGGTCGCGCTGACCGAGGCGCAGATCCTGCGCAATGCCGGCGATCGCGACGAGGCGGTCAAGGTGCTCGAGGCGGCCAACCAGCGCTATCCCGACGCCCCCGACCTCATGTATGACCTGGCCATGCTGTACGAGCAGCAGAACCGGATCGACGACATGGAAAGCCGGCTGCGCCGGATCATCGCGATCAAGCCCGATCATGCCCATGCGTACAACGCGCTGGGCTATTCGCTGGCCGACCGCAACGTCAGGCTGCCCGAGGCCAAACGGCTGATCGAACGGGCCATGAACCTGGCTCCCGACGATCCCTTCATCGTCGACAGCATGGGGTGGGTCCACTACCGCATGGGCGACAACGCGAAGGCGCTGTCCTACCTGGAGCGCGCCTACGAGATCCGGCCCGACGCCGAGATCGCCGTGCACCTGGGCGAGGTCCTGTGGGCCTCGGGCCAGCAGGATCGCGCGCGCCAGCTGTGGCGCGAGGTCCAGTCCAAGGATCCGTCCAACGCCGCGTTGCGGGGCACCCTGGCCCGCCTCGACGTGACACTGTGATCGGCCGCCTGCCAAGCCTGGCCCGCGCGGCCGCCGCCGGGGTGCTGGTCGCGATGCTGGCGGCCTGTGCCGTGCCGGTTCCCATTCCCGCGCCCCAGGGCGCGGACGAGAGCCGGTCGTTGTCGCGGGTGGGCCGGTTCGCGCTGCGGATCGAGGAAGTGGGGGGCAAGCAGAACGCGGTGCAGGGCAGCTTCGCATGGCGCGACGACGGCCGCCGCCTCGCGCTCGACCTCGTGTCGCCGCTGGGCGCCACCCTGGCGCGGGTCGAGGCCGTGCCGGGCGAGGCGCTGCTGCGCGAATCCAGCGGCAAGGAAACCCGCGCCGCCGATCCCGACGAGCTGGTGGCGGTCGTGCTCGGCAGCGACATCCCGGTATCCGGCCTGCGCGACTGGCTGCGCGGCCGCGTCGCGGCCCAGCCGCCCGCCGAGGTGGTCGAGCGCGACGAACAGGGCCGTCCACTGGTGTTCGACCAGGCGGGCTGGCGCGTGACCGCCCGGCAGTACGATGCGCTGGGCCCCACGCGGCTGCAGATGGCGCGCAACGAAGGCGGGCAGGACGTGGACCTGCGCCTGGTCATCAATCCCTAGGCAGGGGCCGCCATGACCACCGAATTGCGCGACGTCCCCGCGCCCGCGAAGATCAACCTGTTCCTGCATGTGGTCGGGCGCCGTCCCGACGGCTACCACTTGTTGCAGACGGCCTTCCGTTTCATCGACCTCCAGGACACGCTGCATTTCCGCGCCCGTTCCGACGGCCGCATCGTCCGCGCCTACGACCTGCCCGGCGTGCCCGAGGGCGCCGACCTGGTCGTGCGCGCGGCGCGCGCCCTGCAGCAGGCCACCGGCTGCGGGCAGGGCGCCGAGATCGGCCTGGAGAAGCGCATACCCGCTGGCGGCGGCCTGGGCGGCGGATCGAGCGACGCGGCCACGGTGCTGCTGGCGCTGAACCGCCTGTGGGGCACCGGCCTGTCGCGGCGCGAGCTGATGCGGCTCGCGCTGCCGCTGGGCGCGGACGTGCCCGTGTTCGTGTTCGGCCGCAACGCCTTTGCCGAGGGCGTGGGCGAGGAACTGACCGCGATCGACCTGCCGCCGCGCTGGTACGTCGTGGTCCAGCCGGACGCCAGCGTGCCGACCGCCGACGTATTCCGTGCACCCGAATTGACAAGAGATACGCCACGCGTCAAAATAGCGGACTTTCCTCGGGGAACATTTGAATGTCCCTACGGAAACGATCTGGAAGCCGTCGTTTTTGCCCGCTTTTCGGAAGTGGGGCGGATTTCGGCGGTGCTGGCCCAGGCACTTGATGGTGCCAAGGTCAGGATGTCCGGATCGGGCGCGTGCCTATTTGTCGAATGCGACACGCAGGCGCGGGCCGATGGCGCGGTGGATAAAATCGCCGCTACAATGCAGGGCCAGCCCAGCGGGCTGCCGGCGTTGAGAGTGAACCTGGCATGTGCCGGACTCGATGCGCATCCGCTACTGGACTGGGCCGCGTAAGCGGCCACCGAATCGAGGGCGATCCGCCGCAGCCGGGCGCCAGCGCAGCAAGTTTCGATGCTCACGCAGTTCCTGCGGGGGTAACGAGTTGGGGAGTCGCCAAGTTGGTTAAGGCACCGGATTTTGATTCCGGCATGCGAGGGTTCGAGTCCTTCCTCCCCAGCCAAAGTCTTTGACCTAAAAGCTGTTGATGCCTGTCAGCGTTTCGCAGGATCAACAGCTTTGTTGTTTTGTCGATCGGCCTCGGTTACAGGTCACCGGGCCACAGCCACGGGCAATGCGTCATGGCGCAAGAAAGCTTCATGATTTTCACGGGGACTGCCAACCCCAAGCTGGCGGCGGACGTCGCGAGTCACCTCGGCATACCACTGGGCAAGATGAGCGTCGGTCGGTTCTCCGACGGCGAAGTCATGGTGGAAATCAACGAGAACGTCCGCGGTAAAGACGTCTTCGTCCTCCAGCCCACCTGTGCACCGACCAACGACAACCTGATGGAAATCATGGTCATGGTCGATGCGCTGCGCCGGGCTTCCGCCGGACGCATCACCGCCGCGATGCCGTATTTCGGCTACGCCCGGCAGGATCGCCGCCCCCGTTCGGCGCGCGTGGCGATCTCGGCCAAGGTCGTGGCGAACATGCTGCAGGTCGTGGGCGTGGACCGCATCCTGACGATGGACCTGCACGCGGACCAGATCCAGGGGTTCTTCGACATCCCGGTGGACAACATCTACGCCGCGCCCATCCTGCTCAGCGACATCTGGAAGCGCAACCTGTCCAACCTGATGGTGGTCTCGCCCGACGTGGGCGGCGTGGTGCGTGCCCGGGCGCTGGCCAAGCGCCTCGAGGTCGACCTGGCCATCATCGACAAGCGCCGTCCGCGCGCCAACGTGTCCGAGGTGATGAACATCATCGGCGACGTCGAAGGCCGCACCTGCATCATCATGGACGACATGGTCGATACCGCCGGCACGCTGTGCAAGGCGGCCCAGGTCCTCAAGCAGCGCGGCGCGGTGGCCGTCTACGCCTATTGCACGCACGCCGTGCTGTCGGGCGGCGCGGTGGGCCGCATCGCCGAATCCGACCTGGACGAGCTGGTCGTTACCGACACCATCCCCGCCAGCGACGAGGTCCGGGATTGCAGCCGCATCCGCCAGTTGTCGTGCGCGGCCCTGATCGGTGAAACCATGCTGCGCATTTCGCGGGCCGACTCGGTCAGCTCGCTGTTCGTCGAATAAGTTCTGCTCCCGCCGCCCTGCGTCGCGCAGGGCGGCGGGGCGAGCCGGAAGCGCTGGTCGCGGCGCTGCCGGACGGAATGCGATGGTCGCGTTCCGTGCACCGCGAGCGGGCATATCGTCCGCCGCATTTTGGAGAAAACCATGCAATTCAACGCCACTTCGCGTAGCGTCCAGGGTTCGAGTGCGAGCCGCCGCCTGCGCCGCGCCGGCCGCGTTCCCGCCATCGTCTATGGCGGCGACGTAGCGCCCCTGTCGATCGAACTCGATCACAACGAGATCTACCATGCCCTGCGCAAGGAAGAGTTCCACTCGTCGATCCTGAACATGCAGTTCGAAGGCAAGGGCACGCAAGTCCTGCTGCGCGCCGTCCAATGGCACCCCTACAAGCAGCAAGTGCTGCACGTGGACTTCCAGCGCGTCGCCGCTGGCCAGGCCCTGCACACCAAGGTGCCGCTGCACTTCGTCAACGCCGAGTCGTCGCCCGCCGTCAAGCTCAGCGGCGCGATCATCAACCACGTGTTGACCGAAATCGAAGTGACCTGCCTGCCGAACGATCTGCCCCAGTTCATCGAAGTGGACCTGGGCAACATCATCGCCGGCGCGTCCATCCACCTGGCCGACGTCAAGGCGCCCAAGGGCGTGACGTTCCCGGCTGGCAGCGATACGGTCATCGCGACCGCCATCGCCAAGCCCGGTGGCGCTGCCGCCGAGGAACCTGCTGCTGAGTAGGGTCCCCCCCTACGCGCTTGCGCGCGCCCCGAATGGTGGGCCCCCAGCCGCTACGCGGCAGCCCCCAAGGGGGCCGGGACCCGCCTTGGGGCGGCCCGGCGCCGGGTCCCGGGGGCGGCGGGTGGACCGGCGGAGCCGGATCCACTGTGCCCATGGTGTGAAAAGCCTCAACTTACGGTTGGGGTTTTTTTTCGCCCCGGGAATGCGGGGACGGCGATCGGGCTAAGATAACGGGCCTTCCCGTATCCCGCCTTGCATCTTCATGTCCGAACCCATACGCCTCATCGCCGGGCTGGGCAATCCCGGCCTCGATTACGAACGCACCCGCCACAACGCGGGATTCTGGCTGCTGGACCAGATCGCCGATGACCTGCGCGTATCGTTCACGAACGAGAAGCCCTTCTTCGGCCACGTGGCCAAGGCCCGCTTCGAAGGGGCGGCCATCCTGCTGGTCAAGCCCATGACCTACATGAACCGTTCCGGGCAGGCGGTGGGCGCGCTGGCGCGTTTCTACAAGCTGGCTCCCGAGCAGATCCTGGTGGCGCACGATGAACTCGATCTGCTGCCGGGACAGGCCAAGCTCAAGCAGGGCGGCAGCCATGCGGGGCACAACGGCTTGAAGGACATCCAGGCGGCGCTGGGATCGCAGGCATTCTGGCGGCTGCGGCTGGGCATCGGGCATCCGCGTTCGCTGGGGCTGGCGCAGCAGGTGGTGGACTTCGTGCTGCATCCGCCGCGCAAGGAAGAACAGGCCCGCATAGACGAGACACTGGACCGTTCGCGCGCGATCATTCCCGCCGTGCTCAAGGGCGAGTTCGAGCAGGCCATACAGCAGTTGCACAGCGGCAATGCCTGAAGCCCGGCTGCCTTGCGCGGCTGCTGCCGCCCCGGTGCGGGGCAGGCCGGCCTTTCGCGAGGAGTTCGCGGATTTCCTCGCCTTCGTCAGGCGTCCGCGGCTGGGGCCGCGCATGCCGCGCGGATGGCGTGGCGCCCAGTCGCACCACGGATCCCAGGAATGGCTGGGCGGTTTGAACGGTCCGCACCTGCTCCGGTGGGTGCTGGTGTTGTGGGGCATCAACCTGCTGGTATTGGGCCCCCTGGCGGCATCGGTCGCGACGGCCTCGGGGGCCGAGCGCAGGCTGGACGCGCTGTACCTGTCGTGGTTCCACGTCGTCCTGTGGGCGCCGGTGATCGAGGAAATGGTTTTCCGCTACGGGCTGCGGCGGCCCGCGCCGGCGCTGTGGCTGCTGCCCGTGCTGGTCTCCGCCATGCTGATGCGGCCCAGCCTGGCCGCAGGCGCCAGCGTGGCGCTGGCCTGCGGCGCGATCACCGCCGTGCTGGCCTGGCGAGGCCATCGCTGGCCGTGGAAATGGCTGCGCCGCTATGCCCGGGCCTTTCCGTTGGTCTTCCATCTGGCCACGCTGGCCTTCGCCTTCCTGCACCTGGCCAACTTCCGGCTGGGCGAAGGCGGCTGGCTGCTGCTGCCGCTGCTGGTCCTGCCGCAGTGGGCCTGCGGCCTCGTCCTGGGCTGGATGCGCGTGCGCTTCGGCATAGGCGCATCGATCGCGCTGCACGCCTGCTTCAACGCCGGACCCATGGCCTTGCTGTGGGCCCTGCAGAACTATGCGCCCGGTCTGCTGGATGGATAATGATCCTTCCCGCAACCCGCGCGATTCCGCAACAGGACACGACATGAAGCAAGCTCCCACGCTGTCGTTCGACGGCTCAGTCGTCTTGATCACCGGTGCCAGCAAGGGCATAGGCCTGGCCTGCGCGCGTGCCTTCGCGCAGGCGGGGGCGGTGGTGGCGGGGGTGTCGCGCAGCCAGGAGAACCTGGACGCCGCGCGGCGGACCTTGCAGGCCGAGGGCCTGGACATGCGGGTCCAGGCCGCCGACCTGTCGGATCCGGCCGCGGCGCAGGCGGCGGTGGACTGGGCCGAGCGCGAGTGCGGTCCCATTGCGGTGCTGGTGAACTCGGCGGGCGCGGCGCGCCGGTACGCGCCCGAACAACTGGGACACGAGGCGTTTCGGCAGACCATGGACGCCAAGTACTTCAGCTACATGCACGTCCAGGATCCTGCCGCCCGGCTGATGGCGAGCCGGGGGCGGGGCAGCATCGTCAACATCGTCGGGCAGGGCGGCAAGTCGCCCGGCATTTTCCACATCGGCGGCGGGGCCGCCAACGCGGCGCTCATGCTCGCCACGGTGGGGTATGCCCAAGCCTATGCCGGCCGCGGCGTGCGCGTGAACGCGATCAATCCCGGCATGACCCAGACCAATCGCGTCGAGGAAGGGCTGGCCGTGGCGGCGCAGTCCAGCGGCCGGCCGCGCGACGAGGTGCTGGCCGAACAGGTCGCGGGCATTCCCATGGGCCGGCTCGCGCAGCCCGAGGAAATCGCCAACGTCGCGCTGTTCCTGGCTTCCGACCTGGCCAGCTACGTCACGGGCGCCGTCATTCCGATGGACGGCTGCGCGGCACCCTTCATTTGATCCGGGTCGCGAAGGCGCGGCCCCTGGTCCTTTTCCTTCCTCTGCCTGCAACGATTCCTAGGACCATCCCTAGGTACGGGTGAATCCTGTTGCCATTCCTCGACGGCTTGCTTAAATTAACGCTTGCACATGCAAGCATTAACTAATGCAAAGATTGCTAATGCAATAAATAAAGGCCGGAGCAAGGACCGGCCGTCGAGGAGACAGTGTCCATGATTGCTTTTTCGCAAGCCCGTCGCCGCCTGGCGCATTCCGCCTTGTGGGCCGGCATCGTGCTGGTCGCGCAGGGGGCCGTCGGCGGGCCGCTGCTGGCGGCGCCGACCGCCTTGCAGGTCCGCATGGCCTCGGGCGTGGGCATGAGCACCTTCGATCCGGTGCGGGCGACGCCGCAGACGGTCGACTACTTGAGGCCGGTCTACGACACCCTGGTCACGCGCCTGGGCATCGATCGCTTCGAGCCCTGTCTGGCCACGGCCTGGGAGTTTTCCGACGGCAACCGCAAGCTGGCGCTGACGCTGCGCGACGGCGTGCGCTTTTCGGATGGCGCGCGCTTCGACGCCGAGGCAGTCAAGGCCAACCTGGAGCGGGGCCGCCGCATCGAGGGCAGTCCGTGGGCGGCGGTCTATCGGAACATCGAGCGCGTCACGGTGGCGGGTCCGGGCCGGATCGAGCTGCAACTGGTCGAACCCAACCCCGCGCTGCTCGAATCGCTGGCGAACATGCCCGGCATGATGGTCAGCCCGAAGGCGCTCCAGGACGAGACCGCCCTGGCCCGCCAGCCGGTCGGCACCGGTGGATGGCTGCTGGATGCGCAGCGCAGCGTGCATGGCACGCAATATGTGTTCGCGCGCAACAAGGATTATTGGAACCCGGCGGCGCAGCGCGTCGACACGGTGTTCATCCAGCAGATGACCGAGTCGGCTGCGCGCGTGAACGCGCTGCGCAGCGGCCAGCTCGACGTGGCGACGGTGCCGCAGGACCAGGCCGCGGCGCTGGAGAAACTGGGCTTTCGCATCGCCGCCGCGAACCGGGTGCACTATCTGATGGCCGTCTGGGATGCGGGTGGCAGCGTGGTCAAACCGCTGGCCGACGTGCGAGTCCGGCGGGCCATGAGCCTGGCCATCGATCGCCAGGCCGTGCTCAAGGTCATCTTCGGCGGCCGGGGGACGGCATCCCTGAATTTCTTTCCCGAAGGCACGGCGGGCCATGATTCCGCGCTGGACCGGACACCCTCGTACGATCCGGCGAAGGCCCGGCAGCTCCTGCGCGAAGCGGGCGTGGACGGCTTCGCGGTGGACGCGGTGGTGCAGACCAACAATGCGCGCTTCGCCGCGGCCGTGGCGGGCGAACTGGCCAAGGTCGGCATCAAGGTGAACCTGAAGACCATGCCCGACACGGGCTCGTTCCAGGCCGCGGTCCAGCATCGCCAGTCTCCGCTGGGCATCTTCGCACACCAGACGGCGATGCCCGAAACGCTCTACGCCTCGCTGCTGTCTCCCAGCGGCCGATACAACCCCTTCGGCCTGAAGTACGCCGAGCTGGAAAGCCTGGCGAAGGACGCCGCGCGCCAGCCGACTTCCGAGGCCGGCCGCCTGTACGGTGCGTTGTTCGGCCGGATGATCGCCACCGAGGCCGTCGTCTTCCCGGTCGTCCATGCGGACATCGTCGCCGCCGTGCGCCGGGGCATCGATACGGGCCCGCAGACCTTCGCGTCGGCGGGGCTGCCGGACCCCCGGAACATCGTCGTCAAGTAGGACGACGCATCGCTTCATCGCCTATACACAAGGAAGCTCAGCATCATGACGTCGCGCATCACCCGCACCCGCAACAACACCGCGGAGGAAAGCCTCAT of Pigmentiphaga sp. H8 contains these proteins:
- the mutY gene encoding A/G-specific adenine glycosylase — protein: MIAFSLRVAQWQRENGRHTLPWQNTQDPYRIWLSEIMLQQTQVATVIPYYERFLAKFPTVADLAAADEGEVMALWAGLGYYTRARNLHACARQVVSDWGGRFPPTAADIETLPGIGRSTAAAIAAFAYGERSPILDGNVKRVFARHFGIEGDPTKRAVEQRMWAIAHAEVPPDGPEAADEMRRYTQGLMDLGATLCTRGDPGCGRCPVRESCIALREARQHELPTPRERKAVPERHTGMLVIEKAGEILLQRRPSPGIWGGLWSLPEFADGDPAQACRILGVAPAETIRLPVFSHTFTHFKLHVEPWHVQAGSLALREGDHPQVWLPSGELADAALPAPVKKLLSGLFGRDDLFQA
- a CDS encoding tetratricopeptide repeat protein, with protein sequence MLFNAHRLKLAAAWVGLATAVSAVSAQGAPPASDELLVPGLSLSPMGRAIGPRALPNVDLSAEILFQVLASEVAAQRGAFGPATSTTLDLAEKTRDPRLARRAVEFALAGGDLVRALDAAQAWAELDPADVEARQTALSLAAAAGRVEGMGSALRARIAAAPDKSVAIVDARRVVARLDDKRKALSILEEALADVRNLPEAHLALSRVAAAAGDKPRALQEARAALDAQPDSEAAAMLALQMGVETEPDQSVARARAFIATHAESRNLRVLLARALASLKDYDGARDELQALARANPEDFEILYMQGVLAYQSQRPSDADGYLKQYLEVHEQRTAKGAAPLSEADNALFLRVQIAEDQQRYDDAFDLLAKVDDPDAVLPARLRQAVLPGKQGRVDDARRILGLIDPRDVREGSQVALTEAQILRNAGDRDEAVKVLEAANQRYPDAPDLMYDLAMLYEQQNRIDDMESRLRRIIAIKPDHAHAYNALGYSLADRNVRLPEAKRLIERAMNLAPDDPFIVDSMGWVHYRMGDNAKALSYLERAYEIRPDAEIAVHLGEVLWASGQQDRARQLWREVQSKDPSNAALRGTLARLDVTL
- the leuC gene encoding 3-isopropylmalate dehydratase large subunit is translated as MPRTLFDKIWDDHVITDLGDGFALLHVDRHLITDAGSKALVDMRRRGLEMRNPELAFASPDHSVSTLPGRASPTPQGVRLLGDLRREARARGIRVFDVGSGSQGIVHVMGPEQGLTLPGALVVCADSHTCTHGGLGALGFGIGASEFVHIAVTQTLVQAKPKNMRIRFVGQAAPGVSAKDMILHAAGVVGTAGGTGHAIEYAGEAVSALDVEARLTLCNLSVELGAKIGMVAPDEKTCAYLHGRPFAPAGQDWDAAVAYWRTLRSDADARFDREVLIDMAGIAPQVTWGTSPEQVVAIDGIVPDPAGIDNAQRRLSAQAALDYMGLNPGQRIAGTPIDRVFIGSCTNARLSDLRSAAAVVRGRKVAAHVEAWVVPGSERVKQAAEAEGLDGIFLAAGFQWRDPGCSMCLAANGDLAARGQRVVSTSNRNFVGRQGPGARTHLTSPAMAAAAAVTGAICDVRDFEASLA
- a CDS encoding outer membrane lipoprotein LolB, whose translation is MIGRLPSLARAAAAGVLVAMLAACAVPVPIPAPQGADESRSLSRVGRFALRIEEVGGKQNAVQGSFAWRDDGRRLALDLVSPLGATLARVEAVPGEALLRESSGKETRAADPDELVAVVLGSDIPVSGLRDWLRGRVAAQPPAEVVERDEQGRPLVFDQAGWRVTARQYDALGPTRLQMARNEGGQDVDLRLVINP
- the mutM gene encoding bifunctional DNA-formamidopyrimidine glycosylase/DNA-(apurinic or apyrimidinic site) lyase, with amino-acid sequence MPELPEVETTRRGIAPTVEGRELRRLIVREPRLRWPVPADLAALVEGRRVLATGRRGKYLLMQFEHGWLIVHLGMSGSLRHVHPDEAPRKHDHVDWVFDQAVLRLHDPRRFGAVLWHDAAAGPVESHPLLASLGIEPFDDRFDGGWLFRHTRRRSAPIKQALLMGDIVVGVGNIYASESLFRAGIHPRTAAGRISAARYDKLAAAVRATLDDAIRAGGSSLRDYVGAGGESGYFQIDARVYDRAGQPCRVCETPIRRLVQGQRATYYCPKCQR
- a CDS encoding GntR family transcriptional regulator translates to MTRGPAHPMQKLSRSLGTPLHHQISTVIKDGIANGRYRPGERLPTEDALCRLFSVSRITVRRAMQGLEEQGLIERRQGDGTFVAESAAVVSLQTPLSGFMAQVAGSRALSTPRLLSFEEVEAPLHVQTGLMLQPGERVMKLVRLRTRGTLPILHSTAWLPVDVAAGFQPEDFTRHALSELMARAGFPYFTIEAAAGAALADPVLARDLQVPIGSALVDVRRVAFDQQGRAIEYQHVLGPSDRYQMRVTMRS